The proteins below are encoded in one region of Legionella antarctica:
- a CDS encoding cell division protein ZapB: MMKRQEIKQVLDELTKDIDSLADKKAVTIIKVLVNLVEMLAEENALLREENQVLRDEINRLKGEQGKPNIRGQSKGSNGDNTGNSNHSSEGDRNKRGKGNNKNTGKDKKNVRIDRRVTIALDKATLPDDAKFKGFEIRIIQDLKIITDNVEFKLETYYSPSLKKTFIAPIPGEYKGSEFGPGVKALVITLYRDAGMTESAIERFLKTCGIQISHGKIASMLTEGNDIFHQEKEDIVDAGSNAGLYQQMDDTGSRVNGKNHYTHVLCNDFFTAYFTRRKKDRLTLLELLCRDQLKFMFNQEAYELMDEFGLAKKWLDQIKPMLHAQPLTRESIDSLMGTLFPNPKKHSTNRRIILESAALAYYQHSKYFIHYLMTDDAPQFNKLALHHALCWIHEGRLI; the protein is encoded by the coding sequence ATGATGAAACGCCAAGAAATCAAACAAGTTTTAGATGAGTTAACAAAAGATATCGATAGTCTTGCCGACAAAAAGGCCGTGACTATCATTAAGGTATTGGTTAATTTGGTCGAAATGCTTGCCGAAGAAAATGCTTTGCTCAGAGAGGAAAACCAAGTATTACGTGATGAGATAAACCGCCTTAAGGGTGAACAGGGCAAACCTAATATTCGCGGTCAATCCAAAGGTAGCAATGGCGATAATACAGGCAATTCCAATCATTCATCTGAAGGAGATCGCAATAAACGTGGTAAAGGGAACAATAAAAACACAGGCAAAGACAAAAAAAACGTACGTATTGATAGACGTGTTACGATTGCTCTGGACAAAGCAACGCTGCCAGATGACGCCAAGTTCAAGGGTTTTGAGATTCGAATCATCCAGGATCTAAAAATCATCACGGATAATGTTGAATTCAAGCTGGAAACGTATTACTCACCATCTTTGAAAAAAACCTTTATTGCGCCGATTCCTGGCGAATATAAGGGCAGTGAATTTGGTCCTGGGGTTAAAGCGCTGGTCATCACATTATACCGTGATGCAGGGATGACGGAGAGCGCCATTGAGCGCTTTTTAAAAACATGTGGTATTCAAATATCACATGGTAAAATTGCTTCCATGCTGACAGAAGGCAATGATATTTTTCATCAGGAAAAAGAAGATATTGTCGATGCCGGTAGCAACGCAGGCTTGTACCAGCAGATGGATGACACAGGCAGTCGTGTTAACGGCAAAAATCACTACACCCATGTTTTATGTAATGACTTTTTTACAGCATACTTCACTCGTCGTAAAAAAGATCGCTTGACCTTATTGGAGTTGCTGTGTCGAGACCAATTAAAGTTTATGTTTAATCAGGAGGCTTATGAGTTAATGGATGAGTTTGGTCTCGCAAAAAAATGGTTGGATCAAATTAAACCAATGCTGCATGCACAACCCCTCACACGTGAATCAATCGATAGTTTGATGGGAACACTTTTTCCAAATCCAAAAAAACACAGCACGAATCGACGCATAATTCTTGAGTCAGCAGCTCTTGCCTATTATCAGCACTCGAAATACTTCATCCATTATTTAATGACAGATGATGCGCCTCAGTTTAATAAATTGGCCCTACATCATGCGCTGTGCTGGATCCATGAAGGTCGTCTAATATAG